Below is a genomic region from Miscanthus floridulus cultivar M001 chromosome 1, ASM1932011v1, whole genome shotgun sequence.
ACAAGATGCCTTGTTGCTAAAATCTCTGGAGAAGATAACTATGCCAATCAACCACGTGTCAAATTCAAATGTACCGAAGCTGACAGCAATCAGGAACCAGCTGAGCCGGATGGCGCACTTCCAGACTTTACGACGTGCCAAGCGAATGATGTCATTGTGCAAGATCACGTGGATACGAAGGCTGACGCCAGCTTTGTCCTCGAGAGTTCCAGGGACGATTTCCAGAGCGTGCACTCTGATGCCAAGGACGTCATCAGCATCGCCGAGGCTGACGACGTCGCGAGCGCAGCGAACCAAGAACCACGAGCAGAGCCGGCCGCAGCTCCGACCTCCACGCCGCGAGAAGGCAGCTCAGATACCTGCGCCTTCGCCACGGAGATCGTCTCCAAAGACGAGGACGAGTTCTACACGAAGGAGCTGGAGCCCGAGCCTGGGCAGGGGACCAGGCAGCTGGACGGGTACGTGCTCGTGTCGACGGGCGGCGACGCCGGCGCTGGCGCCGACGTCGCGGTCAAGGACAAGCAGCTGGACGAGGCGCGCACGGAGATCAGCGACCTGCGGTTCAGCCTGGAGGAGGCCGTACGGCGGGCGGAGCTGGCCGAGGAGGCCAAGGCGGCGCTGGAGCGGGAGCTGCGGGAGGAGATCAGGAGGAAGCACACCCCGTCGCGTCGGCGCGCGACGTCGGACTCGGAGGACGGCTGGcgcccggcggcggcgcgcgaggGGGCTCGTCCGACTACGCCCGCGCGGCCGCGGCCGACGTCGTCTAGTACGTCAGGGACGCCGTCCAGGGCACTGAGGAGTGCCCGGCCGGGAGGAGAGGACATGCCGCCGCCGCGCTGCTTGACGCTGGGAAAGGTGCTGAACATGAAGTACAAGTGAATGTTCCGTTTCAGTGTTGCCGCTGCAGAAAGCCTGGACTCGTATCGAAGGATTGAGGCCTGCATTAGTTTGAGGTTACGAATCAGTATTCGGTACTATAatatttttgtttgtatttgataattattgtctaatcatggtctaactagactcaaaagatttgtctcgtaatttacaatcaaactatgtaattagttatttttttatctacatttaatacttcatgcatgtgtccaaagatttgatatgatatagagagagtgaaaaaacttaagaTCTAAACTGATATCTTTGCTCAATATTAGAATTAAAAAGCCTATCGCCTTTCCAACAAGTGTAAGTGCTATATCTTCAAATGCTACGTACAAAGTAGTactgtattttttttttaaaggGAGCTACTTTATTTCTCAAATTATAAGGAGCGGGGCCTGTCTGGAACTAAATAATTGGCTATTAATCGAAGTGAGGTGAATGTATTACAGGATATTCAATCATTAATAGAGCGATCCAATTAATTAATTCACACTAATCTCACGCTGAGACAGTGTCCAATTTGCCATCATGGGCCGTTGGTGATGTTGCGTTAACTATATTTAAACCCTCATGGCTTCTTAAGGGGTTTTGGCTCTGCCTTCTCTATCGTTTCAGATGGAGCCCTACTTAATATTAGCTCCTAAAACAGTTTCGCCCTACTTAATAATACCTCTAAAACAGTTCCACGAGAGCGAGGGAAATCCGTTTTTTTATGCTAGAAGGATGAAACCACCTAAGTCTGTCTTCTTTGGCTTTTTTCTTAGGTGAAGCCGCTTGTAAAGAAGCTTTGATCGTGCAATGCCCAGCATGCGGGATTTTTTTTATTGTTGCAGTTTTATTGttttttctctttattttttgtaataattaagtgTGTTCAGTTTGTCTTTTCTATACAAGGCATTGGTTCACTTTCTATGCAACGCCCTATGTGTCGCTTCTGGTATTTTATTATGAGGGAAGCTATTTCCAgttcgcgtgtccttaaatcCGGCTTAATCTGTTTTTTTTAtctggaatagtgtttttctctcacaaatttctccagattTATCCAGATTCCTCTAAAATTCTTCCAAGCGAACGGAGCCATTAAAGGACTAGGACATCGTAGCAACGAGAAAACATATTCTTAACTTTAATTTGGGTCATTGGGCACAAAGAGAAAATGACCAGATGCCTCCCTCCGTGTGGTGGCGCGAGGGGAAAAAAAGGAGAGGCTGCGTAGCATAGCACAAGGGGCACACCTGAACGTTCAACCTGGTGTTGCTGGTGACCAAGAGTTTGATGGCAGGCACATGCTTGACAAGCGTGGGTGACGATCGGTATGGTGTAGGTGCAAATTTTCCCTTAGGGACATATGCCTCCATGTATATTACGGTTGGATGTATATGGAGCATTTGCCCCTAGGAAAAAAAAACATTACCACGAAGACACATGTGGTTGTCCTGCGTTGGAAGTGCATCCAGGAGTTCAAAGCCAGACACCAGACAACGCCGGCAGGGCGTAGGTACGTGCCAGGAGAGGGTCCCTATACCAACCTCACAAACCAGTAGTTCATCCGGTTGGCATTGACACGGGTGCCAACACCGGTGTATGTGTCTGACAGACACCAGGCCCATGTCATTAGCACCAACAAGGTAGCCGTACCGAGTAGCGTAGACGGGAGATAGGAAGGCGTGATGACCCTGGTCAAACAACAGGGCACATGTACA
It encodes:
- the LOC136504381 gene encoding protein WEAK CHLOROPLAST MOVEMENT UNDER BLUE LIGHT-like 1 isoform X2 — encoded protein: MQVEALQKAVQGLSEQYKKDCMDAHLRIAQLEAENISIMSRQSETDGECEALRGELAAVRADLDAARESVAFVLREVEAMETRAILEREGTKDALARILQLNETVLSSAVAAIRAEEERSVFFQESTLQLLDSDRNLEVIRRQIEMMERMEMELLAKTVEVEYLRAELKQAKEIYVSPPRDSDATTVLSAAGCSNLDGHDQVQGREQTAVEDTEAELEFTFQHSPGLSFVSDEIFRQDSHAVPSGGSQMEFGISEDLAENQNKQGAAVMVGDTTVAEGNSDAQETRCLVAKISGEDNYANQPRVKFKCTEADSNQEPAEPDGALPDFTTCQANDVIVQDHVDTKADASFVLESSRDDFQSVHSDAKDVISIAEADDVASAANQEPRAEPAAAPTSTPREGSSDTCAFATEIVSKDEDEFYTKELEPEPGQGTRQLDGYVLVSTGGDAGAGADVAVKDKQLDEARTEISDLRFSLEEAVRRAELAEEAKAALERELREEIRRKHTPSRRRATSDSEDGWRPAAAREGARPTTPARPRPTSSSTSGTPSRALRSARPGGEDMPPPRCLTLGKVLNMKYK